One region of Ascaphus truei isolate aAscTru1 chromosome 13, aAscTru1.hap1, whole genome shotgun sequence genomic DNA includes:
- the LOC142465056 gene encoding olfactory receptor 287-like, which produces MISSNHSSVSSFILLGFTLGKETHLFLFILFLTIYSMTVASNLLIISLVTSQRSLHKPMYFFIGNFSFLEIWYTTVTVPRMLRDLGTGNKTISSIGCITQFYFLFFLGASQHFLLAVMAYDRYVAICHPLRYANLMTGSICRKLAAGSWLAGCLSISLPAAMMSQLVFCGPNTINHFFCDFSPLLQLSCTDTWLNEIIFSAVAWTVILGCFFFTFLSYLSVVVTILRIPSSLGRQKAFSTCASHIAVVGIFFGTVIFMYVRPKAKNSSSVDKVVSVFYSVVVPLLNPMIYSLRNKEMKDALKRAVDRLRGQ; this is translated from the coding sequence ATGATCAGCAGCAACCACAGCTCTGTGAGCAGTTTCATCCTCTTGGGTTTCACTCTAGGCAAGGAAACTCACCTGTTTCTTTTCATCCTCTTCCTGACCATTTATTCAATGACTGTGGCCTCCAacctcctcatcatctcattgGTTACATCACAGAGATCCCTTCACAAACCCATGTACTTCTTCATTGGGAACTTCTCCTTCCTAGAGATTTGGTACACCACAGTTACTGTCCCCAGGATGCTAAGAGACCTGGGGACTGGAAACAAAACCATCTCTTCAATTGGGTGCATCACCCAATTCTATTTTCTCTTCTTCCTTGGAGCCAGCCAACATTTTCTTTTGGCCGTCATGGCATATGACCGGTACGTGGCTATCTGCCATCCCTTGCGCTATGCCAACCTCATGACTGGATCCATCTGCAGGAAGCTGGCAGCTGGTTCCTGGCTTGCAGGCTGCCTATCCATTTCCCTGCCGGCCGCTATGATGTCACAACTGGTGTTTTGTGGTCCAAACACCATTAATCACTTCTTCTGTGACTTCAGCCCACTACTGCAATTATCCTGCACAGACACCTGGCTTAACGAGATTATCTTCTCAGCAGTGGCTTGGACAGTCATCCTTGGCTGCTTCTTCTTCACTTTCTTGTCCTACCTCTCCGTGGTAGTCACCATTCTGCGGATACCTTCCTCCCTTGGCCGCCAGAAAGCTTTCTCCACCTGCGCCTCTCACATTGCGGTCGTTGGCATATTCTTTGGCACAGTCATCTTCATGTATGTCCGTCCTAAGGCCAAGAACTCCTCCTCAGTAGATAAAGTGGTTTCTGTCTTTTATTCTGTGGTGGTTCCTCTTCTGAACCCTATGATTTACAGCCTTCGAAACAAAGAAATGAAAGATGCCCTAAAGAGGGCAGTGGACAGGCTGAGAGGGCAGTGA